The genomic region TAGGCCTATATGTGGCTACATCAAATGAAATACCATCATTTAAACACGCACGCACTCAAACACTTCACAAACAGACCTTTCAAGGCGATGCGTTGGTCTCACAAcacatgaaaaaacatttttttaaaaagcaaaatacGGAAGctacagcagaaaaacaaatcgCCCATCAGCTGACGTAATACTTCTGAgaagaaatgcttgaaatgaCTCCTGCCACGAGCGAAAACCAGTGTACTCGACTAAAAAAGGGTTACAAACTAAAATACACTTTTGCTACGGCCCATAGCAGAAACACAGCCCTAATAAAAGCCCTCTTACGCGGTTCCATTCACGCTTTGACTCAGGAATGAATCGTGAACACTTGAAACCTCAAAGCAATCTGGGAAGTCCTCAGCATTTCTTAAGTGCTCTCAAGAAATTACAACAtaacaataaaatgtaaaagaaacaaaaacaaaaaaatgcaccTTTTGCTCAACACCTTTAAAATAACTTGGCGGGACAAAATGAAAGTAAgtgcgtctgtgtgtttgttctcaGCAGGCTTTGCACTAAACAGCAGGTTTTCAAATGAAATGTTCATCAGCAGGCGTGAAATGACAAGTGGGGACGCAGCGGCGGCGGTGGCTGCGTCTTACTCTCCCTCCTCCTTGATGCGCTGCTGTTTGTTGCGGCGCGAATCCAGGTCGAAGGAGAAGTCGGACCACTCGTCGCGGGGCGGGAAGGAGATGGTCTGGCGCAGGGTGAAGCGCACGGCGTCGATGACGCGCTCGCCCCGCGCCTCGGAGGAGCCCACGCTGACGGTGGAGGCGCTGCCGGTGGTGCGCACTATGTGGGGAGGAGGGGAAAAATCCATAGCCTGTCGGTGCTCCATGATGCCCTTCCAGATGATGTGCTGGAACTCGGCAGGGATCTTCAGCCTGGACAGGTCCTAATGGTCATTACACAGGGGAGCGTTAGTATTCGCAGGGGGAGCCAATCTTCTCTCTAACCCATCAAATGACTCGTGTTGGATAGGGAAGGGCTCACCTCCATGTTATAGTTCTCAATCTGGTAGATGTTGGTTAGGCCCTGTGCTGTGAAGTAGTCCAAGCAGCCGGCGCAGCCCAACCGAATAAGGAAgctgcaggaggaagaggaggaggagcgtgTTAGAGTTTGACATTTTTAGAGGTTCTCACCAGAAATACGTACGGAATTACTCGGTATGTTTGGAATAAAGCTTAAAGGTCGCTCTGTTGATGCTCAGTGTAATTCTTTAAATAGTCCAGTGAGGTCACCTTTACAATCTGCACGGTTATGTTtagtttctattgttttctattctgtTGCCGTAATTATGACTCGACTGTTCCCTTATTCTAATAAATCTACCGTTAAGTATTTGTAGGTAACTATAATGACACtgtcatttcaaataaattccATTTAACGAGAGGTGAAGCGTCACTGATCGTTCTCAGGTGTCGTGTTTGTTTCTGACAGTGGACTTTCCCGGTGCCCCCCTCTCACCACGCTGGCATTAAAACCAGAAAGTGGGAACGGACGTCACACGCAGCTCGAGGTTTAAACCCGCCTCTGCGAGCTGCTTCGTTCCTCCCGCCTCCTTccaaagaattttttttgttgtgtttggggTTTAATTTACTCGAGCGTACAAATAGTCCGAAATTACAGCAAAACGCACAGAATTGTGTCCAATCAGTGATCGTGTTGTCTGATCAGTGCAGCCATAAATCTACAGTTTTGTAGCGATGGCGAGGGAGTGTGATTGGCTGAAAAGTGAGGGGGCTGTGCTTGGTGAAACcactgtcagaaaaaaaaatgaactaaaaaatgaaaaagtgtgaaaacaaagCGGTCTTAGATGCGTTTGGTCACGTGATCAGCTCGCTGTGTGTTGTTGAGCCTCCGCACGCTTTGAAGCACAGAGTCTTCAGAAAGGACTAAAGGTGATGAGTGGATGTGTGGCGCTGTGGTTTGGTGAGGTACCTGGAGATGCTGCTGTCCATGGGGTATGGAGGAGGGGGGGTACAGTGGGAGGAGGGCACCaggggcagctgtggctgcagggCGTGTGTGGGGCTCAGTGAACTCATGTCGGCATTCATGGGGATGTGAGTGCCCATCATGGGAGTCACTGCAGAGACAAGAGGAGCTACTGTGAGCCTTTGGGGTGCGGGGGCGTGCAGAGGTCACTCTGTACTTGACTAATAATGCATCATAACAGGTGAGGAAGCTGCACTGGGGGAGGGGAAGTGAAGCGTTCAGGTCCCCTCCCGCCTGCCTCGACCCGCCATCTTTACAAAAAACCCGGAAACACGGGATTTAGGGGAGCGCAGGGCGTCTACGACCCGAGAGAGATGGGAGGAGAAAGAAGGTGGCGCACTTACTGTCAGTGAGGCCTCCAGACATGCTTGACGGAGTGAGCGTGTTACGCTGCTGGGGGTTGATGAGCTGGCTGACGGAGGGCAGCTTGTTGACCTTTCCGGGAGTGGGCGAGGTGGAGCCGAAGGAGGGCTGAGATGACATGGAGGTTCTGGGgtgggagagaggaggaggtgacGGTTACTGACAGCATTCAGCAGAAAACAacatggaaacatttttattctagtgatacagaaaaaaaacagtgtctTCCCTGCTACTGTCACCAGACCCTCGCCCCAGGAAGCCAAGGAGATggaaatattacaaatattttacgCATCTCTACTGCAACTTAGTTTTTTATCGTTTCACTACTTTCTCCCAGAATTTCTCCTTCGACCACACGggatataaaagatggacgtagaaTCTGTTCTAAAGCTCTCAAACCAGATGTAACAGGCGAAGGGGGCTGATCAGAGTAAAAACCAGATGGAAACTGCACACTGATTCACTAGCTGGCTATTAGCACTCTAATAATAAGTGCTGAATAATCCTCTGACTCTAATAACGATCATAATTTTCAGTGTGAGCTGAAAGTAGTGCCTGAGATCATCACGCCATCAAAAAGCTGAGGGATTTTTCCCAGCAGACTTAATCTCCTGCAGAGGAGTCGCCTCCTGCTGGACAGGTTTATGAAACTGCTACGCTGGCTTCACCGTTCTGATCCAggagctacatccatcttttacaccagggctggggaactccaggcctcgagggccggtgtcctgcaggttttagatctcactctgggtcaacacacctgaatcaaatgattagttcattaccaggcctctggaaaacttcaggacatgttgaggtgGTAATTTaggcatttaaatcagctgcgtTGGATCAAAgacgcatctaaaacctgcaggacactggccctcgaggccttgAGTTCCCCACCTTCCCCTGCTTTACACAGTCTATAacacaggtgtcaaactccagtcctcgaaggccagtgtcctgaaacttttgcacgtgtccctgttgcaacacacctgaataaatgTAGTAGGTCATTagagtcttgctaatgaccaGTGAGACTCCAGTGAGAGCACACAGCACAGGACTACTCGAGTCTCCAACAATAAAAAGGCTTTAGCCCCAATTTCATCTCTTAACAGGCACATTTTCCAACAGAACAACAGGGAAAATCAGCAGTGGGCGTCACAATCACTGCATTCATCAAACCTGAAAGTGAAACTCTTAATATTAACTGCAGCATTAACTTTCTATGTTTCGACAAAAATCAGCAAACGCAAACTTATAAACGGAGAAAAATTCAAGCCGAAAAACCCCATTTATTAGAATCTGACAGACAAAGTGCAGCAGCCGAGTAAAATCATCTGTTTTAAACAGAACGGTTCACATCTTCCTCCGTTTAAGGAGATCTTTTAttgaggaaaatgaaaaaacaagcacacaaactGTCCCGCAGTGACTTTAGAAAACATGACCagcatcagcaaaaaaaaaaaccaactcaaAATTAAAATCTAGAGATTTGAGTCCAGCTCTCGCAACAATGCAAAGACGCAACACACTTAGTAAGAAATAAGAAATCTAAAATGATTCCTGTCCACAAAGTACAGTCTTTGTGGATAAAAATAATGCATGCAATTCACATGTTCATTTACAGTTCAGTTCAGATTAGGAGGGGGATCACGCAGGCCCGCAGCCTACCGAAACCCTCACACCGTCTGTCGCggctgaataaaaacaagacgTGATCATCCAGcatttacagcagcagcagagagagaaacagaacgTTCACATCCTCGGTGTAGAGTCCCGGGACGCACAGGAGGAAGCAGGTCACAGAAATCAGAGTTGATGAAAAGGAGGCGGAGAGGAGGTCCGTTTAAGTcgagggaggaggaagaagaggaggaatgtGGATTTCAGGAGGAGCTGCACCGCCGTCTCTGCTCTAATGCAGGTTCCAGGAGCTGGCTACCGAGACGGGTTTTTATCAGGCTGCAGGAAGGAAccagaaagaagagaaagagagagagagaagagcagaAATAAGGGCTCactgacagaggaggaggaggaggaggaggaaggagcgAGGGACCCCAGAGAGGTCCAGATGTTCAGAAAACTCTACAAATGTTCAAGTTTGAGATTCAGGAAACTCCTACTGTACTGCAGTAACATGTGTGTCCAGAAGATGGCAGTATGCACACACAGATCACAGCCTTTTTACAGAATGGTGTTATTTGACATTTAAAGGGAAAGAAGGAAAGGTCTGAAACACTGCTGTTGACAGAACCTTTTATTTCCAATGCTGAATACAGTAATAAACTCCAACAGGTCAAAGGTTTTACAAAGAAAACTGGGAAAAGCATGCAAAAATGGACAAACGGGAGAAGGATAAACACCAAATCCCAAGATTCTGGGGGTTGGCATCAAAATCTGATAGTGTCGAATTTGAAAAACTCTTCAAAAATTCTGCACTCTCTGTCTGAAATTAAACGTCTGCTTTTTAAGCTCTTGTTAGTACTGAAGGGCGGACGggcagcaaaaacagaaataaagtcaaagaaaaacagcgagTGCAAGCACTACGTCACTGCGAGGCTGTCTGCCTTCTCTTAATGGGAAACTAGAACATAAGCAGTAATTATCATCACAGCGCTGTCAAACTATCACTTACTCCCATCTCCTCGTTTCCATAGCTTACAGTGAAAGAAGGGAGGCGGGACGAGGACGTGTGCGTTTGAGACACTTTTAATTACGCCGAAGCCGATAGATGAGGCCGAGGCACGGATTctgtttgctgctgttgtgtaaAAACTTGGCAAAGCACCCAAAGGCGTTACCGGGAACCTTCTGGAAGCGTCTCCCTAACAAAGCGCAGCCAGGTACATTTGTCACGATTCATCAGTGTTGGCTCGTGTCCCATGAGAGAGAGCaagaaggaggaaagaaaatgacaaaaaaaaccccaacaaaaaacagcttttgctTGGACGCGAGGCTGAGCTGATTCGGAGTAAATTCTGTGAAACGCTGGCTAACACCTACTCCAGAGCGTTTATTATCAGCTCTTCTAGCTGCAACGCTTCAGCGGCGGCAGTAAATACAATCAAGAAATCTCATTTATCAGTGCAATCCACAATTCAAGCAACAAGTGAGCCATGTTCAGTCAGTTAGTCATCAGTGCCCTGCGTTCGAAAGACAAACAAACCTCCGCACAAGCAAAGAAGACGTTTACTGAGGCAGAGAGTGCAGCTGCATGCAAAGAAACAGTTGAATTCAACGGTGAAGCTTGCCCGTTCTGCACATCTGTGTTTCACTCCACCAAGAATCTGTTCTGGTACTCACTGTTTCTGCAGGaggttctgctgctgctgtctgtatGACTCTATTGTGTGCTGCGGCAGGAACTGCATGAGTTCCAGCGACTCTTTGATTTTTACCAAAATCTCATAGATTTCGCGTCCTTTAATCTGAGGGGAACAGATAAGACGAGAGGTCAGTGAGCAGCTCAGACGCACCCCAAGCCGTGTGAGACAGCGGAGCCACACTTACAGGCAAACAAAAAACTTCCTCATCTGTGGATCTTCTCTTCTTGATGGCGGACATCTGTATGCCGTGGGAAACCTGTCGGAAGgctgaaaaagagaagaggagagcGTGAATACAGCGGCCGCCGTGCTAAAGAGAACAAGTCGACCTAAGACagagcaggagggggaagaagcGAGGGGAAAGGCGGGTTAGTGAGAGTCCTCGACGCCAGCTGCATGTCGAGGAAGACCA from Astatotilapia calliptera chromosome 23, fAstCal1.2, whole genome shotgun sequence harbors:
- the tp63 gene encoding tumor protein 63 isoform X4, with product MLYLETGTTTSYNESQYTNLGLLNGMDQNIQNGGSTSTSPYNNDHAQNNVTAPSPYAQPSSTFDALSPSPAIPSNTDYAGPHTFDVSFQQSSTAKSATWTYSTELKKLYCQIAKTCPIQIKVLTTPPQGAVIRAMPVYKKAEHVTEVVKRCPNHELSREFNDGQIAPPSHLIRVEGNSHAQYVEDTITGRQSVLVPYEPPQVGTEFTTILYNFMCNSSCVGGMNRRPILIIVTLETRDGQVLGRRCFEARICACPGRDRKADEDSIRKQHVTDATKSSEAFRQVSHGIQMSAIKKRRSTDEEVFCLPIKGREIYEILVKIKESLELMQFLPQHTIESYRQQQQNLLQKQTSMSSQPSFGSTSPTPGKVNKLPSVSQLINPQQRNTLTPSSMSGGLTDMTPMMGTHIPMNADMSSLSPTHALQPQLPLVPSSHCTPPPPYPMDSSISSFLIRLGCAGCLDYFTAQGLTNIYQIENYNMEDLSRLKIPAEFQHIIWKGIMEHRQAMDFSPPPHIVRTTGSASTVSVGSSEARGERVIDAVRFTLRQTISFPPRDEWSDFSFDLDSRRNKQQRIKEEGE
- the tp63 gene encoding tumor protein 63 isoform X3 — protein: MLYLETGTTTSYNESQYTNLGLLNGMDQNIQNGGSTSTSPYNNDHAQNNVTAPSPYAQPSSTFDALSPSPAIPSNTDYAGPHTFDVSFQQSSTAKSATWTYSTELKKLYCQIAKTCPIQIKVLTTPPQGAVIRAMPVYKKAEHVTEVVKRCPNHELSREFNDGQIAPPSHLIRVEGNSHAQYVEDTITGRQSVLVPYEPPQVGTEFTTILYNFMCNSSCVGGMNRRPILIIVTLETRDGQVLGRRCFEARICACPGRDRKADEDSIRKQHVTDATKSSEGTKRPFRQVSHGIQMSAIKKRRSTDEEVFCLPIKGREIYEILVKIKESLELMQFLPQHTIESYRQQQQNLLQKQTSMSSQPSFGSTSPTPGKVNKLPSVSQLINPQQRNTLTPSSMSGGLTDMTPMMGTHIPMNADMSSLSPTHALQPQLPLVPSSHCTPPPPYPMDSSISSFLIRLGCAGCLDYFTAQGLTNIYQIENYNMEDLSRLKIPAEFQHIIWKGIMEHRQAMDFSPPPHIVRTTGSASTVSVGSSEARGERVIDAVRFTLRQTISFPPRDEWSDFSFDLDSRRNKQQRIKEEGE